Proteins from a single region of Streptomyces vinaceus:
- a CDS encoding CstA-like transporter-associated (seleno)protein, protein MSGVRAALAKARYFVREFSGEAAYDRYVVHARTHDPDAQVMTRRAFERARTDAREADPREGFGCC, encoded by the coding sequence GTGAGCGGGGTCCGCGCGGCGCTGGCGAAGGCGCGGTACTTCGTACGGGAGTTCTCGGGCGAGGCGGCGTACGACCGCTACGTCGTGCACGCCCGTACGCACGACCCGGACGCGCAGGTCATGACCCGCCGCGCCTTCGAACGCGCCCGTACGGACGCGCGCGAGGCCGACCCCCGCGAGGGGTTCGGCTGCTGCTGA
- a CDS encoding glycoside hydrolase family 3 protein — MTVLAHGVTSSDADDELTRDALAVLQPGFEGTTAPAWLLRQIGRGLTSVGLFGRNIASPEQLRALTAQLRAERDDVLVAIDEEGGDVTRLEVRGGSSFPGNLALGAVDDTGLTRDVARELGRRLAECGVNLNWAPSADVNSNPDNPVIGVRSFGADTHLAARHTAAYVEGLQAVGVAACTKHFPGHGDTNVDSHHALPRIDADLDTLAARELVPFKAAIAAGTKAVMSAHILVPALDPTRPATLSPQILTGLLRKELGYEGLIVTDGMEMNAIAGTYGIERGSVLAIAAGADAICVGGGLADEATVVRLQGALVAAVREGALPAERLADAAARVRALATWTRQARAAAAPGAPQEGSAPGIGLAAARRALVVTGTATPVTAPYVATLAPVANIAVGDETPWGVAAELAALLPGTASGVFPEGATAADVLAAAGERTVVLVVRDAHRHPWMAQALAALVEARPETVVVEMGVPRAEPRGALHIATHGASRVCGRAAAELIAGV; from the coding sequence ATGACCGTCCTTGCGCACGGCGTGACTTCTTCCGACGCGGACGACGAGCTGACCCGCGACGCCCTCGCGGTCCTCCAGCCCGGCTTCGAGGGCACCACCGCCCCCGCGTGGCTGCTCCGCCAGATCGGCCGGGGCCTCACCTCCGTCGGCCTCTTCGGCCGCAACATCGCCTCGCCCGAGCAGCTCCGCGCGCTCACCGCGCAGCTGCGGGCCGAGCGCGACGACGTCCTCGTCGCCATCGACGAGGAGGGCGGCGACGTCACCCGCCTGGAGGTCCGGGGCGGTTCCTCCTTCCCCGGGAACCTGGCCCTCGGCGCCGTCGACGACACCGGCCTCACCCGGGACGTCGCCCGCGAGCTGGGCCGCCGCCTCGCCGAGTGCGGGGTCAACCTCAACTGGGCGCCGTCCGCCGACGTCAACTCCAACCCGGACAACCCGGTCATCGGCGTACGGTCCTTCGGGGCCGACACCCACCTCGCCGCCCGGCACACCGCCGCGTACGTCGAGGGCCTCCAGGCCGTCGGCGTCGCCGCGTGCACCAAGCACTTCCCGGGCCACGGCGACACCAACGTCGACTCGCACCACGCGCTGCCGCGCATCGACGCGGACCTGGACACGCTGGCCGCCCGCGAACTGGTCCCGTTCAAGGCGGCCATCGCGGCCGGCACCAAGGCCGTGATGAGCGCGCACATCCTGGTGCCGGCCCTGGACCCGACCCGCCCGGCCACGCTCAGCCCGCAGATCCTGACCGGGCTGCTGCGCAAGGAGCTCGGCTACGAGGGCCTGATCGTCACCGACGGCATGGAGATGAACGCCATCGCCGGGACGTACGGCATCGAACGCGGCTCGGTGCTGGCCATCGCGGCCGGCGCCGACGCGATCTGCGTCGGCGGCGGGCTCGCCGACGAGGCCACCGTGGTGCGGCTGCAGGGCGCCCTGGTCGCGGCCGTACGGGAGGGCGCGCTCCCGGCGGAGCGGCTCGCCGACGCCGCCGCCCGGGTACGGGCGCTGGCCACATGGACCCGGCAGGCCCGGGCCGCCGCCGCGCCGGGCGCGCCGCAGGAGGGGAGCGCGCCCGGCATCGGCCTGGCGGCGGCCCGCCGAGCGCTGGTCGTGACCGGCACGGCCACGCCCGTGACCGCCCCGTACGTCGCCACCCTGGCTCCCGTCGCGAACATCGCGGTGGGCGACGAGACCCCGTGGGGCGTGGCGGCGGAACTGGCCGCGCTGCTCCCGGGAACCGCCTCGGGGGTCTTCCCCGAGGGGGCCACGGCCGCGGACGTGCTCGCGGCGGCGGGGGAGCGCACCGTCGTGCTGGTCGTCCGCGACGCGCACCGGCACCCGTGGATGGCGCAGGCCCTGGCCGCGCTGGTCGAGGCCCGCCCGGAGACCGTCGTGGTCGAGATGGGCGTACCGCGGGCCGAGCCCCGCGGGGCGCTGCACATAGCCACGCACGGCGCCTCGCGGGTCTGCGGCAGGGCGGCGGCGGAGCTGATCGCCGGGGTCTGA
- a CDS encoding extracellular solute-binding protein, producing the protein MKRKLIAAVGVAGMVIGLAACGGNDGDDKGKTDAGGAKEITVWVMDGSAPKAWIDAVNAEFSAKHPGVTVKVEEQQWKGIQEKVTTALSENTPPDVLELGNTQTAGYAVTGGLADLTKDKAKLGADAWQKSMLASAEYEGKLYSAPWYAANRVVVYDKKAFAKAGVTPPTTRDEWIAGLDKLKAADPASQPIYLPGQSWYVLAGFIWDEGGELAVKDGDKWKGGLGTPQAASAMEFYKKLQAYSTAPKDKDEATPQQSTDVVPKGGVSSWIGLGWEAGGAEKALKDAGKEADFGYFPIPGKTADKPGTVFLGGSNLAVAERSKNKELAKEWLALAAGKDQMTKYAAETKGALLPNQAGANFTPAAGSFAEAMGKGGVNGRITPVTPGWANVETEPNPLKEFMTKVLKGEDAAKAGADADKEIASRINK; encoded by the coding sequence GTGAAGCGCAAGCTCATCGCGGCGGTCGGAGTCGCGGGCATGGTGATCGGCCTCGCGGCGTGCGGTGGCAACGACGGCGACGACAAGGGCAAGACCGACGCCGGCGGCGCCAAGGAGATCACCGTCTGGGTGATGGACGGCTCCGCGCCCAAGGCGTGGATCGACGCGGTCAACGCCGAGTTCTCGGCCAAGCACCCGGGTGTCACCGTAAAGGTCGAAGAGCAGCAGTGGAAGGGCATCCAGGAGAAGGTCACCACCGCCCTCTCCGAGAACACCCCGCCGGACGTCCTCGAACTCGGCAACACCCAGACCGCGGGCTACGCCGTCACCGGCGGCCTCGCCGACCTCACCAAGGACAAGGCCAAGCTCGGCGCCGACGCCTGGCAGAAGAGCATGCTCGCCTCGGCCGAGTACGAGGGCAAGCTCTACTCCGCCCCCTGGTACGCGGCCAACCGCGTCGTCGTGTACGACAAGAAGGCCTTCGCCAAGGCCGGCGTCACCCCGCCGACCACCCGCGACGAGTGGATCGCCGGCCTCGACAAGCTCAAGGCCGCTGACCCCGCCTCGCAGCCCATCTACCTCCCGGGCCAGAGCTGGTACGTCCTCGCCGGCTTCATCTGGGACGAGGGCGGCGAGCTCGCCGTCAAGGACGGCGACAAGTGGAAGGGCGGCCTAGGCACCCCCCAGGCCGCGTCCGCGATGGAGTTCTACAAGAAGCTCCAGGCGTACTCCACCGCCCCCAAGGACAAGGACGAGGCCACCCCGCAGCAGTCCACCGACGTCGTTCCCAAGGGCGGCGTCTCCTCCTGGATCGGTCTCGGCTGGGAGGCTGGCGGCGCGGAGAAGGCCCTGAAGGACGCGGGCAAGGAAGCCGACTTCGGCTACTTCCCGATCCCGGGCAAGACGGCCGACAAGCCGGGCACCGTCTTCCTCGGCGGCTCGAACCTCGCCGTGGCCGAGCGCTCCAAGAACAAGGAGCTCGCCAAGGAGTGGCTGGCGCTGGCCGCCGGCAAGGACCAGATGACGAAGTACGCCGCCGAGACCAAGGGCGCGCTGCTCCCGAACCAGGCCGGCGCGAACTTCACCCCGGCCGCGGGCTCCTTCGCCGAGGCCATGGGCAAGGGCGGCGTCAACGGCCGCATCACCCCGGTCACCCCGGGCTGGGCGAACGTCGAGACCGAGCCCAACCCGCTCAAGGAGTTCATGACCAAGGTCCTGAAGGGTGAGGACGCCGCCAAGGCGGGCGCGGACGCGGACAAGGAAATCGCGAGCCGCATCAACAAGTAG
- the nagB gene encoding glucosamine-6-phosphate deaminase — MEVVIVPDAKAGGELIAEAMAALVRRKPDALLGVATGSTPLPVYEALAAKVRAGEVDASRARICQLDEYVGLPAGHPESYRAVVLREVVEPLGLSEASFMGPDGSAQDIVAACEAYDRALAEAGGVDLQLLGIGTDGHIGFNEPCSSLASRTRIKTLTQQTRVDNARFFDDDMDQVPHHVITQGIGTILDARHLVLLATGEGKAEAVAQTVEGPLSALVPASALQLHRHATVVVDEAAASKLKLADYFRHTYADKPAWQGL; from the coding sequence GTGGAAGTTGTCATCGTCCCGGACGCCAAGGCAGGCGGCGAGCTCATCGCGGAGGCCATGGCCGCCCTGGTCCGCCGCAAGCCCGACGCCCTGCTCGGCGTGGCGACCGGCTCTACCCCGCTGCCCGTCTACGAGGCCCTGGCCGCCAAGGTGCGGGCCGGCGAGGTCGACGCCTCCCGGGCGCGGATCTGCCAGCTCGACGAGTACGTCGGCCTGCCGGCCGGGCACCCGGAGTCCTACCGCGCGGTCGTGCTGCGCGAGGTCGTGGAGCCGCTGGGCCTGTCGGAGGCCTCCTTCATGGGGCCGGACGGCTCCGCGCAGGACATCGTGGCCGCGTGCGAGGCGTACGACCGCGCGCTGGCCGAGGCGGGCGGCGTGGACCTGCAGCTGCTCGGCATCGGTACGGACGGGCACATCGGCTTCAACGAGCCCTGCTCCTCCCTGGCCTCCCGCACCCGGATCAAGACGCTGACGCAGCAGACCCGGGTCGACAACGCGCGCTTCTTCGACGACGACATGGACCAGGTGCCGCACCACGTCATCACGCAGGGGATCGGCACCATCCTCGACGCCCGGCACCTGGTGCTGCTCGCGACGGGCGAGGGCAAGGCGGAGGCCGTCGCGCAGACCGTGGAGGGCCCGCTGTCGGCGCTCGTCCCCGCTTCGGCGCTCCAGCTGCACCGGCACGCGACCGTCGTCGTGGACGAGGCGGCGGCCTCGAAGCTGAAGCTCGCCGACTACTTCCGGCACACGTACGCCGACAAGCCCGCGTGGCAGGGGCTTTAG
- a CDS encoding carbon starvation CstA family protein: protein MSPKSVAVWVLVALVGALGWGILALSRGEEISAAWLLAAALGSYAIGYRFYARFIADRVLKVDKTRATPAERLDNGVDFHPTDRRVLFGHHFAAVAGAGPLVGPVLAAQMGYLPGTIWIVAGVIFAGAVQDMVTLFFSTRRDGRSLGQMARDEIGPVGGAAALVAVFAIMIILLAVLALVIVNALAHSPWGVFSIGMTIPIALFMGFYLRVLRPGRVTEISVIGVALLLLAIVAGGWVADSSLASTFTLEKETLVLWMVAYGFIASVLPVWMLLAPRDYLSTFMKVGTIALLAIGVVVAMPTLKMPAVTDFAARGDGPVFAGSMFPFVFITIACGALSGFHALVSSGTTPKMIQKETQVRVIGYGAMLTESFVAVMAIIAACIIEPGLFFAVNSPAGVVGTTVETASQAVTHFGFAISPEFLAQAAKDVEETSLLSRTGGAPTFALGMSEIFSSVVGGAGLKAFWYHFAIMFEALFILTTLDAGTRVGRFMLQDTLGNVHKSFKDVSWKPGVWLASAVVVGGWGYFLWVGIKDPLGGINQLFPLFGIANQLLAAVALAVCTTLLVKSGRLKWAWVTGVPLAWDVAVTLTASWQKVFSDDVKVGFFAQRDKYQSGIDAGKVLPPAKNMGEMHTIVTNATVDGVLSALFAVLIVIVLLDAARTCVKAAGNPEAVRLSEVPWTESKIVAPAGLIATPEERAELAAAGLDSGGGRAKEPVA from the coding sequence ATGAGCCCGAAGTCCGTCGCCGTATGGGTGCTCGTCGCCCTCGTCGGGGCCCTCGGCTGGGGCATCCTCGCCCTCTCGCGCGGGGAGGAGATCTCGGCCGCCTGGCTGCTCGCCGCCGCGCTGGGCTCGTACGCCATCGGCTACCGCTTCTACGCGCGCTTCATCGCCGACCGGGTCCTGAAGGTGGACAAGACCCGGGCCACCCCCGCCGAACGCCTTGACAACGGTGTCGACTTCCACCCCACCGACCGCCGCGTGCTGTTCGGCCACCACTTCGCCGCCGTGGCCGGCGCGGGCCCGCTGGTCGGCCCCGTGCTCGCCGCGCAGATGGGCTACCTGCCGGGCACCATCTGGATCGTCGCGGGCGTCATCTTCGCGGGCGCCGTCCAGGACATGGTCACCCTCTTCTTCTCCACCCGCCGCGACGGGCGCTCCCTCGGCCAGATGGCCCGCGACGAGATCGGCCCGGTGGGCGGGGCCGCCGCCCTGGTCGCCGTCTTCGCCATCATGATCATCCTGCTGGCCGTGCTCGCCCTGGTCATCGTCAACGCGCTCGCGCACTCCCCCTGGGGCGTCTTCTCCATCGGCATGACCATCCCGATCGCCCTCTTCATGGGCTTCTACCTGCGCGTGCTGCGCCCGGGCCGGGTCACCGAGATCTCCGTCATCGGCGTCGCGCTGCTGCTGCTCGCCATCGTGGCGGGCGGCTGGGTCGCCGATTCCTCGCTGGCGAGCACCTTCACGCTGGAGAAGGAGACGCTGGTCCTGTGGATGGTGGCGTACGGGTTCATCGCCTCGGTGCTGCCGGTGTGGATGCTCCTCGCCCCCCGCGACTACCTCTCCACCTTCATGAAGGTGGGCACCATCGCCCTGCTCGCCATCGGCGTGGTCGTCGCCATGCCCACCCTGAAGATGCCCGCGGTCACCGATTTCGCCGCCCGCGGGGACGGACCGGTCTTCGCCGGTTCGATGTTCCCGTTCGTCTTCATCACCATCGCCTGCGGGGCCCTGTCCGGGTTCCACGCGCTCGTCTCCTCGGGCACCACCCCCAAGATGATCCAGAAGGAGACCCAGGTCCGGGTCATCGGCTACGGCGCGATGCTGACCGAGTCCTTCGTCGCCGTCATGGCGATCATCGCGGCCTGCATCATCGAGCCCGGCCTGTTCTTCGCGGTCAACTCCCCCGCCGGTGTCGTCGGCACCACGGTGGAGACCGCCTCGCAGGCCGTGACGCACTTCGGCTTCGCCATCTCGCCCGAGTTCCTCGCGCAGGCCGCGAAGGACGTCGAGGAGACCAGCCTGCTGTCCCGTACCGGCGGCGCGCCGACGTTCGCACTCGGAATGTCGGAAATCTTCTCCTCCGTGGTCGGCGGGGCCGGGCTGAAGGCGTTCTGGTACCACTTCGCGATCATGTTCGAGGCCCTGTTCATCCTGACCACCCTCGACGCGGGCACCCGCGTCGGCCGCTTCATGCTCCAGGACACCCTGGGCAACGTGCACAAGTCCTTCAAGGACGTGAGCTGGAAGCCGGGCGTGTGGCTGGCCAGCGCGGTGGTCGTGGGCGGCTGGGGCTACTTCCTGTGGGTCGGCATCAAGGACCCGCTGGGCGGCATCAACCAGCTGTTCCCGCTGTTCGGTATCGCGAACCAGCTGCTCGCCGCGGTGGCGCTGGCCGTCTGCACCACGCTGCTGGTGAAGTCCGGTCGGCTCAAGTGGGCCTGGGTGACCGGGGTCCCGCTGGCCTGGGACGTTGCCGTCACGCTGACCGCGAGCTGGCAGAAGGTGTTCTCCGACGACGTGAAGGTCGGCTTCTTCGCGCAGCGCGACAAGTACCAGAGCGGGATCGACGCCGGGAAGGTCCTGCCGCCCGCCAAGAACATGGGCGAGATGCACACGATCGTCACGAACGCCACGGTCGACGGGGTGCTGTCGGCGCTCTTCGCGGTCCTGATCGTCATCGTGCTGCTGGACGCGGCGCGGACCTGCGTGAAGGCCGCCGGCAACCCGGAGGCGGTCAGGCTCTCCGAGGTCCCGTGGACCGAGTCGAAGATCGTCGCCCCGGCCGGGCTCATCGCCACGCCCGAGGAGCGGGCGGAGCTCGCCGCCGCCGGCCTGGACTCGGGCGGTGGCCGAGCGAAGGAGCCGGTGGCGTGA
- a CDS encoding Uma2 family endonuclease, whose product MTVMTDRPQMLTEEFETVARIAAREVEGLRFEFINGKLGVKAVPDGDHGTIIVWLSRMCMQSRPDLWFYAEQGIKVQRYRNGRARPDGVLVLTASLAGHGEWADPDPVLMVVEVTSYDTDTDARDRHEKPRGYAETGIPVYLLIDREKCEVTVHSEPDGSRYESVRTVPFGKDIEIPEPVGITLPTEPLKEWVH is encoded by the coding sequence ATGACCGTGATGACAGATCGGCCCCAGATGCTGACCGAAGAGTTCGAGACCGTGGCGCGGATAGCCGCCAGAGAGGTCGAAGGGCTGCGGTTCGAGTTCATCAACGGGAAGCTGGGGGTCAAGGCGGTGCCGGACGGGGACCACGGGACGATCATTGTGTGGTTGTCGCGCATGTGCATGCAGTCGCGGCCGGACCTGTGGTTCTACGCTGAGCAGGGGATCAAGGTCCAGCGGTATCGCAATGGCCGCGCTCGGCCCGATGGCGTCCTGGTGTTGACCGCCTCTCTCGCAGGACATGGGGAATGGGCCGACCCCGACCCCGTGCTGATGGTCGTGGAGGTCACGTCGTACGACACCGACACGGACGCCCGCGACCGACACGAGAAGCCTCGTGGTTACGCGGAGACCGGCATTCCTGTGTACCTGCTCATCGACCGGGAGAAGTGCGAGGTCACCGTCCACAGTGAGCCGGACGGCAGTCGTTACGAGAGCGTCCGCACAGTCCCGTTCGGGAAGGACATCGAAATTCCCGAACCCGTCGGCATCACCCTGCCTACCGAGCCCCTCAAGGAGTGGGTGCACTGA
- a CDS encoding GNAT family N-acetyltransferase: protein MDIVIREALAAEYEALGDLTAQAYLGDGLLTFGEDDPYLARLRDVAGRAADGVILVAATGDGRLLGGVAFAAPGSRLCDIAGPGEAEFRMLAVAREGRGRGAGEALVRACIDRARAVEGVRRLVLSTTRDMVGAHRIYERLGFVRTPERDWEPVPDLPLLTYGLEL, encoded by the coding sequence ATGGACATCGTGATCAGGGAAGCGCTGGCGGCGGAGTACGAGGCGCTCGGGGACCTCACCGCGCAGGCCTACCTCGGGGACGGGCTGCTGACGTTCGGCGAGGACGACCCGTACCTCGCGCGGCTGCGCGATGTGGCGGGGCGCGCCGCCGACGGGGTCATACTCGTCGCCGCGACGGGCGACGGCCGGCTCCTCGGCGGCGTGGCCTTCGCCGCGCCCGGGAGCCGGCTGTGCGACATCGCCGGGCCCGGCGAGGCCGAGTTCCGGATGCTGGCCGTCGCCCGGGAGGGCCGCGGGCGGGGCGCCGGGGAGGCCCTCGTACGGGCCTGCATCGACCGAGCCCGCGCCGTCGAGGGCGTACGGCGCCTCGTCCTGTCGACCACGCGGGACATGGTCGGCGCGCACCGGATCTACGAACGGCTCGGCTTCGTGCGGACGCCGGAACGGGACTGGGAGCCCGTTCCCGACCTCCCTCTGCTCACGTACGGTCTCGAACTGTAG
- a CDS encoding carbohydrate ABC transporter permease gives MTVHSQGAVTAPQDAPPKSAGGQQTPPTTKGAGPSAPRRGRKPLPAGWLPYLLIGPAVLSLAALLLYPLAKNVILSFQKVDKIEFIQRKAPFNGVENYTQLLGDAHFWTVVVRTFAFTAANVALIMLIGSLVGILLNRLGTWMRLVLSMALVMAWAMPIVASVTVFQWLFDEQFGVMNWVMRTAGFSGYDQHNWFESGLSTLVIVTVLVVWGSVPFVALNMYAGLTTVSGELYEAARMDGANGWQTFWQVVFPNLKPFFTVTTFLEVIWVFKAFTQVYAMNRGGPDRASETLPVFAFVEGQSQGHYALAAAISVLTIVMLVIVMSFYFRLILKQEEEQ, from the coding sequence ATGACCGTGCACTCCCAGGGAGCGGTGACCGCTCCACAGGACGCACCACCGAAGTCCGCCGGAGGGCAGCAGACGCCGCCCACGACCAAGGGGGCCGGTCCGTCGGCTCCGCGCCGGGGCAGAAAGCCGCTTCCCGCGGGCTGGCTGCCGTACCTCCTGATCGGGCCCGCGGTCCTCAGCCTGGCCGCGCTGCTGCTGTACCCGCTCGCCAAGAACGTGATCCTGTCGTTCCAGAAGGTCGACAAGATCGAGTTCATCCAGCGGAAGGCCCCCTTCAACGGGGTCGAGAACTACACGCAGCTGCTGGGCGACGCGCACTTCTGGACCGTCGTCGTCCGCACCTTCGCCTTCACCGCCGCCAACGTCGCGCTGATCATGCTCATCGGCAGCCTCGTCGGCATCCTGCTGAACCGCCTCGGCACGTGGATGCGCCTGGTCCTGTCGATGGCCCTGGTGATGGCCTGGGCGATGCCCATCGTCGCCTCCGTCACCGTCTTCCAGTGGCTGTTCGACGAGCAGTTCGGCGTCATGAACTGGGTCATGCGCACCGCCGGCTTCTCCGGCTACGACCAGCACAACTGGTTCGAGTCCGGCCTCTCCACGCTGGTCATCGTCACGGTCCTGGTGGTCTGGGGCTCGGTCCCCTTCGTCGCCCTCAACATGTACGCCGGCCTGACCACCGTCAGCGGCGAGCTGTACGAGGCGGCGCGGATGGACGGCGCGAACGGCTGGCAGACCTTCTGGCAGGTCGTCTTCCCGAACCTCAAGCCGTTCTTCACCGTCACCACGTTCCTTGAGGTGATCTGGGTCTTCAAGGCCTTCACCCAGGTGTACGCGATGAACCGCGGCGGCCCCGACCGCGCCTCCGAGACCCTGCCCGTCTTCGCCTTCGTCGAGGGCCAGAGCCAGGGCCACTACGCGCTCGCGGCGGCGATCTCCGTCCTGACGATCGTGATGCTCGTGATCGTCATGTCCTTCTACTTCCGCCTGATCCTGAAGCAGGAGGAGGAGCAGTGA
- a CDS encoding carbohydrate ABC transporter permease, with product MRPATVAKNLGALVVAVVFVFPVYWMFSSALKPSGQILSKDPVFVFTPTLDNFTKATGVDLFWTYVTNSLVVTVGAVALALVVALAASFAIARMKFKGRKGLVLGVMMAQMAPWEVMVIAMYMIARDAEMLNSLPLLTAIYFVMVLPFTIWTLRGFIAAVPVTLEEAAQIDGCTRGQAFRKVIFPLLAPGLMSTSLFGFITAWNEFAMVLILNKDKTAQTLPLWLTQFQTAFGNDWGATMAASSLFAVPVLVIFVFLQRKAVGGMTAGAVKG from the coding sequence CTGCGCCCGGCCACGGTGGCGAAGAACCTGGGCGCGCTCGTCGTGGCCGTCGTCTTCGTCTTCCCGGTCTACTGGATGTTCTCCTCGGCGCTCAAGCCGTCCGGGCAGATCCTCTCCAAGGACCCCGTCTTCGTCTTCACCCCGACGCTGGACAACTTCACCAAGGCCACCGGCGTCGACCTGTTCTGGACGTACGTGACGAACAGCCTGGTCGTCACCGTCGGCGCCGTGGCCCTGGCCCTGGTCGTGGCCCTCGCCGCGAGCTTCGCCATCGCGCGGATGAAGTTCAAGGGCCGCAAGGGGCTCGTACTCGGCGTGATGATGGCGCAGATGGCCCCCTGGGAGGTCATGGTCATCGCGATGTACATGATCGCCCGCGACGCCGAGATGCTGAACAGCCTCCCGCTGCTGACCGCGATCTACTTCGTGATGGTCCTGCCCTTCACCATCTGGACCCTGCGCGGCTTCATCGCCGCGGTCCCGGTGACGCTGGAGGAGGCCGCCCAGATCGACGGCTGCACCCGCGGCCAGGCCTTCCGCAAGGTGATCTTCCCGCTGCTGGCCCCCGGCCTGATGTCCACCTCGCTCTTCGGCTTCATCACCGCCTGGAACGAGTTCGCGATGGTCCTGATCCTCAACAAGGACAAGACCGCCCAGACCCTGCCCCTGTGGCTGACCCAGTTCCAGACCGCCTTCGGCAACGACTGGGGCGCCACCATGGCCGCGTCCTCCCTGTTCGCGGTCCCGGTCCTGGTGATCTTCGTCTTCCTCCAGCGCAAGGCCGTCGGCGGCATGACCGCCGGCGCCGTGAAGGGATAA
- a CDS encoding GntR family transcriptional regulator — protein sequence MSTEGATTEPEGGAATRTARVPKYYRLKRHLLDMTETLPPGTPVPPERTLAAEFDTSRTTVRQALQELVVEGRLERIQGKGTFVAKPKVSQPLQLSSYTEDMRAQGLEPTSQLLDIGYVTADDTLAGLLKISTGGRVLRIERLRLASGEPMAIETTHLSAKRFPALRRSLAKYTSLYTALAEVYDVRLAEAEETIETSLATPREAGLLGTDVGLPMLMLSRHSLDADGEPVEWVRSVYRGDRYKFVARLQRPAV from the coding sequence ATGTCCACCGAAGGGGCGACGACCGAGCCGGAAGGCGGGGCGGCCACTCGCACGGCGCGGGTGCCCAAGTACTACCGACTCAAGCGGCACTTGCTCGACATGACCGAAACGCTCCCCCCGGGCACGCCGGTGCCCCCGGAGCGGACGCTCGCGGCCGAATTCGACACGTCCCGCACCACCGTGCGCCAGGCCCTCCAGGAGCTCGTCGTCGAGGGCCGGCTGGAGCGCATCCAGGGCAAGGGCACCTTCGTCGCGAAACCGAAGGTCTCGCAGCCGCTCCAACTGTCCTCGTACACGGAGGACATGCGGGCCCAGGGGCTTGAGCCCACCTCCCAACTCCTCGACATCGGCTACGTGACGGCCGACGACACCCTCGCCGGGCTCCTCAAGATCTCCACGGGCGGGCGGGTGCTGCGCATCGAGCGGCTGCGCCTGGCCAGCGGCGAGCCGATGGCCATCGAGACCACCCACCTCTCGGCCAAGCGCTTCCCGGCGCTGCGCCGGTCGCTGGCGAAGTACACCTCCCTCTACACGGCCCTGGCCGAGGTGTACGACGTACGGCTCGCGGAGGCCGAGGAGACGATCGAGACCTCCCTGGCCACCCCCCGCGAGGCGGGCCTCCTGGGCACCGACGTCGGCCTGCCGATGCTGATGCTCTCCCGCCACTCCCTCGACGCCGACGGCGAACCGGTCGAGTGGGTCCGCTCGGTGTACCGCGGCGATCGTTACAAGTTCGTCGCCCGACTCCAGCGCCCCGCCGTCTGA